The following are encoded together in the Mycosarcoma maydis chromosome 4, whole genome shotgun sequence genome:
- a CDS encoding putative alanine--tRNA ligase — translation MTDSQPTAGALDAATTSRFGDWPATKVRDTFTGYFQERKHTFVPSSSTIPYDDPTLLFANAGMNQYKPIFLGIADPNSSFGSMKRAVNSQKCIRAGGKHNDLDDVGKDTYHHTFFEMLGNWSFGDYFKKEAIEMAWELLTKVYGLPKDRLYVTYFEGDAKQGLEPDLEARDLWLKVGVDEDHILTGDAKDNFWEMGATGPCGPCSEIHYDRIGGRNAADLVNKDDPNVIEIWNNVFMQFNREDDGSLRPLPAKHIDTGMGFERLVSILQDKPSNYDTDVFTPIFNKIQQLTGARAYTGKLGAEDKDGIDTAYRVVADHVRTLTFAISDGGVPDRDGRGYVLRRILRRGTRYVRKYFQVPIGSFFSQLVPTLVEQMGHFFPEITKKVDDVKAILDEEEASFARTLDRGERLFEEYAAKAKAAGNKQLSGNDVWKLYDTFGFPVDLTLIMAEEQGLGVNEKEFEAAQAESKEISKAGGKKGETEAVKFDVHDLGHLEKDSSVPKTQDDFKYGVNTVKASVKAIYQDHAFVDNTSKIGDRAKNFGILLDRTCLYAESGGQQADTGSIVIDGKTEFVVEDAQVFSGYVLHIGHLKHGELGLNDEVVVSYDQSRRGPLQSNHTATHILNFGLREVLGDHIDQKGSLVAPTKLRFDFSHKQGVNVQELKKIEDISIDWIKRDVGVYSKEMPLDTAQKIPGLRAVFGEAYPNPVRVVTLEYDLDTIADDIENTKWRGTSVEFCGGTHVAKTGEIGEFVITEESGIAKGIRRIIAVTGNEAAAVTKVADDAEVRLAEIDAIQEQSAKDAALKAFGTQLAQLDMSVVRKASLNETFAAIRKKLDSGLKAKDKADTKLVVSAVEEHFKTKPNSTCFIHKFDVGSNMKALQSALNTVKKMDKTAYLFSQELDVNGVKVADGNAIKAKVVHVAYVSKHDQAKGLNAKEWIETSAQHVGGKGGGKTDSAQGIGEMGGQALEDAVEAAKRFYILKCEESAMPLQ, via the coding sequence ATGACTGACTCGCAGCCTACCGCTGGcgcgctcgacgctgccacTACCTCGCGCTTTGGCGACTGGCCCGCTACCAAAGTGCGAGACACCTTCACCGGCTACTTCCAGGAGCGCAAACACACCTTTGTCCCTTCCTCTTCTACTATTCCCTACGATGACCCAACGCTTCTCTTCGCCAACGCCGGTATGAACCAGTACAAACCCATCTTCCTTGGCATTGCAGACCCCAACTCGTCGTTCGGCTCCATGAAACGAGCTGTCAATTCGCAAAAGTGCATCCGTGCAGGTGGTAAGCATAacgacctcgacgacgtTGGCAAGGACACCTACCACCATACCTTTTTCGAAATGCTGGGCAACTGGTCGTTTGGCGATTACTTCAAGAAGGAGGCTATTGAGATGGCTTGGGAGCTGCTCACCAAGGTCTACGGCCTGCCCAAGGACCGCCTCTACGTCACCTACTTTGAGGGTGATGCCAAGCAGGGCCTCGAACCCGACCTGGAAGCGCGCGACCTTTGGCTCAAAGTTGGCGTCGATGAGGACCACATCCTCACCGGTGATGCCAAGGACAACTTTTGGGAGATGGGCGCTACTGGTCCGTGCGGACCATGCTCCGAGATTCACTATGACAGGATCGGCGGTCGCAACGCCGCCGACTTGGTCAACAAGGACGACCCCAACGTCATCGAAATCTGGAACAACGTTTTCATGCAGTTCAACCGAGAGGATGACGGCTCGTTGCGGCCCTTGCCTGCCAAGCACATCGACACGGGAATGGGCTTCGAGCGTCTTGTCTCGATCCTGCAGGACAAGCCCTCCAACTACGACACCGACGTCTTCACCCCCATCTTTAACAAGATCCAGCAGCTCACCGGCGCCCGTGCTTACACGGGTAAGCTGGGCGCAGAGGACAAGGACGGTATCGACACTGCCTACCGTGTGGTTGCCGACCACGTCCGAACCTTGACCTTCGCCATCTCGGATGGAGGTGTGCCCGACCGTGACGGCCGTGGCTACGTTCTGCGTCGTATCTTGCGTCGAGGCACGCGCTACGTGCGCAAGTACTTCCAGGTGCCCATTGgctccttcttctcgcagctcgtgcCAACGCTCGTCGAACAGATGGGCCACTTCTTCCCCGAGATCACCAAGAAGGTGGACGACGTCAAGGCGatcctcgacgaggaggaggccTCCTTCGCCCGCACCCTCGACCGCGGTGAGAGGCTCTTTGAGGAATACGCCGCCAAGGCTAAGGCCGCTGgcaacaagcagctcagcgGCAATGACGTCTGGAAGCTGTACGACACTTTCGGTTTCCCCGTCGACTTGACGCTCATCATGGCCGAGGAGCAAGGTCTCGGTGTCAACGAAAAGGAGTTTGAGGCTGCCCAGGCCGAGTCCAAGGAGATCTCCAAGGCTGGTGGTAAAAAGGGCGAGACCGAAGCCGTCAAGTTCGACGTCCACgatctcggccatctcgagAAAGACTCGTCTGTGCCCAAGACGCAGGACGACTTCAAGTACGGCGTCAACACGGTCAAGGCGAGCGTCAAGGCCATCTACCAAGATCATGCGTTTGTCGACAATACCAGCAAGATTGGCGACCGCGCCAAGAACTTTGGTATTTTGCTCGACCGCACCTGCCTCTACGCCGAGAGCGGTGGTCAACAGGCCGACACGGGCTCGATCGTCATCGACGGCAAGACGGAATTTGTGGTCGAAGACGCCCAAGTGTTCTCTGGCTACGTGCTGCACATTGGTCACCTGAAGcatggcgagcttggcctgAACGACGAGGTTGTCGTTTCGTACGACCAGAGCCGACGTGGACCATTGCAGTCGAACCATACAGCTACGCACATTCTCAATTTTGGGTTGCGCGAGGTGCTTGGCGACCATATTGACCAGAAGGGTTCGTTGGTTGCACCTACCAAGCTTCGTTTTGACTTTTCGCACAAGCAGGGCGTCAACGTGCaagagctcaagaagaTCGAAGATATCTCGATCGACTGGATCAAGCGTGACGTGGGCGTCTACTCGAAAGAAATGCCTCTCGACACTGCTCAAAAGATCCCCGGTCTGCGCGCCGTGTTTGGCGAAGCCTACCCGAACCCTGTCCGCGTTGTTACGCTCGAGTACGACCTTGACACGATCGCGGATGACATTGAGAACACCAAGTGGCGCGGCACGTCGGTCGAGTTCTGCGGCGGTACTCACGTTGCCAAGACGGGCGAGATTGGCGAGTTTGTGATCACGGAAGAGTCTGGTATTGCCAAAGGCATTCGACGTATCATTGCAGTTACCGGTAacgaagctgctgctgtgaccAAGGTGGCGGACGACGCCGAAGTTCGActtgccgagatcgatgcGATTCAAGAGCAATCTGCCAAGGATGCAGCGCTCAAAGCTTTCGGAAcgcagcttgcgcagctcgacatgaGCGTTGTGCGCAAAGCGTCGCTCAACGAAACTTTTGCTGCCATCCGAAAGAAACTGGACAGCGGACTGAAGGCCAAAGACAAAGCCGACACAAAGTTGGTCGTTTCCGCTGTCGAAGAGCATTTCAAGACGAAGCCCAATTCGACTTGTTTCATCCACAAGTTTGACGTAGGATCCAACATGAAAGCTCTGCAATCGGCCTTGAACACGGTGAAAAAGATGGACAAGACCGCCTACCTTTTTTCGCAGGAACTCGATGTCAATGGTGTCAAAGTGGCCGATGGAAACGCgatcaaggccaaggtggTCCACGTGGCGTACGTGAGCAAGCACGATCAGGCCAAAGGTTTGAATGCAAAAGAGTGGATCGAAACCAGTGCTCAGCACGTCGGTGGTAAGGGTGGTGGAAAGACCGATTCGGCTCAGGGTATTGGTGAGATGGGCGGTCAAGCCCTCGAGGATGCAGTGGAGGCTGCCAAGAGGTTTTACATTCTAAAGTGCGAGGAAAGCGCCATGCCTTTGCAGTAG
- a CDS encoding Adenylate cyclase, with product MLFTMQFTTRSTVASPEQQHQHQQRSISYSDIELGLERISSRDSNGSSNFTHRAYPPPLSQQYDDTSTNSFHSSQPDITASSSTLSSRLVSANYSRPRFEHAHTQPPTPDQDRSSSGSGSGSGSRSYFPANSHSDSLPGPSTHSISPSFDEDELRQIMSHIPANQATSSSDGDVGKAVQSANHQDISPFLFQSENAAPFSSSHSNRTSVNPSAASTASPSTSAATRTRPRGGTNASQYNTLDTSFGSIDRPGLSSSRSQYSLRPQTPPSASTSTSTLNGSKDTHASAVKKTRNPFGFLKKKSSAHSNASSNHPTRHDIGSVSSLSSRYGPNAAANVNPMRPPAWLDNHCTLANSNSPSSASLRSHYHQPPASSNPPPWQNPLVSRADSTPSAMSLEDEVEAEHHLKKDPRKRIKGVRHHLAKTTKPGEDADSARDPAFAAQSQSIEQEVELSLDMNFDQLDDFVDTNAARQRLQGSITESASPSEHRSPNGSEAGVYRSPSPSQTPIAERQTSVTSTVESPSHASEASLAPSGSLRTPSRTTASTSTSSASTVLSDRLPSQVNMLPRNSVPRLSLAEMQNYQSLRKLSNNLIDMSQTQNPSAMGASYRRGSIAAAQAPVDAPQLGVAPRTDSELSDRKDSVVSTHSMRSNHSGISPKTSYANLPSVIQERQKPATALPSAANWTSSITRDKTANGHADHAYQFPPATEYQSNLLLSVRKSSASSGQEPSSSWMAPDSWAVQPDKMRDYLRDDNVGEEEDDDDDQHQARAALATDGKRRGSSSGISSTHASSMFRTSSTDPFKKTASLAGSRRGTDDSVDPLTALPPLPGSKSVDEAAANKVDVLQQTNNLAQSALVQQQSQSQNHHQPSPNVRPTSRGGAGAHMFASAGASAAAAAAGKLGLHRPSKHRMNARPNTAGSVGATRPSTTTLGSTLSAEDDTSINGSIRRDGHPLKRSATANTNNATGTLPRNHFIRVYKTDGTFATLSCSLVSTANEVQTILARKSLTTESAAYRLFVRDKGSERPLGISDKPSQLQRRRLIQAGYTENDGLEDMGRDDLSYLLRFVFRPDSVPTFDSESIGHSEHTFQHLDLHSRNLEMVPIFLYKHADWIVSLDLSGNPMSDLPLDFVQLCSSLRTLRLSNLALKRIPQSVRHSETLTHLDVSNNRIVELAHVSLDLIPELMSLKVQNNRLFDLPSYFSSISTLRNLNISNNRFEEFPKVICDVPSLVDLDVSFNSITELPAEIANLINLERFILAGNELEKLPDSMSELVSLRTIDLRRNKVQDVSSLLGLPRLQNIQAESNNIKSFEATLGPQLTQVELGRNPLSKVRIAALTTCDLTSLDLSSTNMTRLEEGLFPQLPALVKLTLDGNQLVVLPDTLGDLKRLEMLSCSNNLLATLPESIGDLKALKELLVHNNNLKTLPQTLWLCESLAHINLSSNLLESFPAVPDIRTDASVGDAAAAAGTSAVIAARKGSTSSSLTHRSNTGGANGNINLSTPSEVFVAPLSLSLQKLRLGDNRLGDDVFSVLSELTSLEVLNLSFNEIFEIPDFSLQTLTKLRELYISGNQLSTIPSDDLVVLQELRILHLNCNKLTTLPTELGKLKKLANLDVGNNVLKYNIANWHYDWNWNMNPELRYLNLSGNTRLEIKTKLSDMGFTRKSNISDFSRLTSLRMLGLMDVTMPLHSNATPDESDNRRVRTSLSQVNGMAYGIADALGKHDNLSVIDLVIPTFRKDEGECIFGLFDGRGHGAHVGSRIAHHLAEWSGHRLSWEFQKHQNEMTAEPVSVPDALRRAFLRLQKDYADALINDGSRKLSEAHAEAAADVTRSSAPAIAAASNKHDWRAGASAILAYVVDHTLYIANAGDALAVMSRNGGTAHLISNKHEPFDRAEIERIRSAEGWVSLRGYVNDMLDVSRSFGYFHLFPIVNAAPAVTTVQLTDSDEFVIIANRTLWQYVSYQTAVDIARTQRNDPMIAAQKLRDFAISYGAEESIMVMVISVGDLFYRSDQRNGGGLNFASYKNSDAIQKAGRRFREELPGDRTLARLDREVAPPIGQVALVFTDIKNSTSLWETNNGMQTAMRLHNYLLRRQLRTIGGYEVKTEGDAFMVSFPSVSAALLWCFTVQQQLLQEDWPREILDSEDGKEVYDQSGELIHRGLSVRMGIHWGRPVCEADPITRRMDYFGPMVNRAARISGAADGGQILASKDVIKELQGLLGTFDESSTAGGAGGEGENLEKTEEELDEDAFRLLNPNVSRDVVLLRRMGFGLSQLGERRLKGLETPEMLWLVYPKQLAGRLEQAKTDDAPDAPTAQVYEPTVQLLDIEDVKQVGMLCLRLEYLSNSTVCPGIFAAKDEADRSQPSTPLDDNGRNPIDGHGTAVPLLSHQARRKGVEAMLTMHPELLIYSIRDDATDEELAGILDQLTTRIQNAVSSLMLNMLRDKTANGTKELGVDPGVLELLMGLLSQPPPRASTSALSLPSPRTSPRNRLLELVP from the coding sequence ATGCTCTTTACCATGCAATTCACCACTCGATCCACCGTGGCCTCGcccgagcagcagcaccaacaccaacagcGCAGTATCTCGTACTCGGATATCGAACTTggtcttgagcgcatcAGCTCTCGCGACAGCAATGGCAGCTCCAACTTTACGCACAGAGCCTATCCTCCACCGCTATCTCAGCAATATGACGACACATCCACCAACTCCTTTCATTCATCGCAGCCAGACATCACAGCCTCTTCTTCAACTTTGTCGTCTCGCCTCGTGAGCGCCAACTACTCCCGTCCTCGGTTCGAGCATGCGCACACTCAACCACCCACACCCGACCAAGACCGCTCCAGCTCCGGCTCCGGCTCCGGCTCCGGCTCTCGCTCCTACTTTCCCGCCAACTCGCATTCCGACTCTTTGCCCGGTCCCAGCACTCATAGCATCAGCCCTTCCtttgacgaggacgaaCTCCGTCAGATCATGTCGCACATTCCAGCTAACCAAGCCACGTCCAGCTCGGATGGCGATGTAGGCAAGGCCGTCCAGTCTGCCAACCATCAGGACATCAGTCCGTTCCTCTTCCAGAGCGAGAACGCAGCTCCCTTTTCCTCCTCCCACTCCAACCGTACCAGTGTCAATCCATCCGCAGCCTCGACCGCCAGCCCGTCGACTTCGGCGGCAACCAGGACACGTCCGCGCGGGGGCACCAACGCCTCGCAGTACAACACCCTAGACACTAGCTTCGGTAGCATCGATCGGCCTGGCCTTTCTTCTTCCCGCTCTCAGTATTCATTGCGCCCACAGACCCCACCCTCGGCGTCCACTTCCACTAGCACTCTCAACGGCTCCAAGGACACGCACGCTTCTGCCGTCAAGAAGACGCGCAATCCGTTCGGCTTTCTCAAAAAGAAGTCCTCGGCCCACTCAAATGCTTCCTCGAATCACCCCACGCGCCACGACATCGGCTCGGTCtcttcgctctcgtcgcgcTACGGTCCCAACGCGGCGGCCAACGTCAATCCGATGCGCCCACCTGCCTGGCTCGATAATCACTGCACACTTGCCAACTCCAACTCGCCTTCTTCGGCTTCGCTGCGCTCTCACTACCACCAGCCTCCTGCCTCTTCGAATCCCCCTCCTTGGCAGAACCCCCTCGTGTCTCGTGCAGACTCGACTCCTTCCGCCATGAGTCTCGAAGATGAGGTCGAGGCTGAGCATCATCTCAAGAAGGACCCTCGCAAGCGCATCAAAGGCGTTCGCCATCACCTTGCAAAGACCACCAAGCCCGGCGAGGACGCCGACTCGGCACGCGACCCTGCCTTTGCAGCCCAGAGCCAGTCCATCGAACAAGAGGTCGAACTCTCGTTGGACATGAACTTTGACCAGCTCGATGACTTTGTCGACACCAACGCAGCGCGCCAGCGGCTCCAGGGCTCGATCACTGAGTCTGCCAGTCCTTCCGAGCATCGCTCACCAAACGGAAGCGAAGCCGGCGTGTATCGCTCGCCATCCCCTTCCCAGACTCCCATTGCCGAACGCCAGACTTCGGTCACTTCTACCGTCGAATCTCCCTCGCACGCCTCGGAAGCCTCGCTCGCACCCTCGGGCTCTCTGCGAACCCCGAGTCGCACTACTGCGTCTACCTCTACCTCgtccgcttccaccgtACTCAGCGACCGTCTTCCTTCGCAGGTCAACATGCTTCCTCGCAATAGCGTCCCCAGGCTCAGCCTAGCCGAGATGCAAAACTACCAGTCGCTCCGTAAACTCTCGAACAACCTCATCGACATGTCCCAGACGCAAAACCCTTCCGCTATGGGCGCATCCTACCGCCGCGGATCCATCGCAGCCGCCCAAGCACCTGTCGACGCGCCTCAGCTAGGTGTCGCTCCTCGTACTGACTCTGAGCTCTCCGATCGCAAGGACAGCGTAGTCTCTACCCACAGCATGCGCTCCAACCATAGCGGCATCTCGCCCAAGACCTCATACGCCAACCTGCCCAGTGTCATTCAGGAGCGTCAGAAGCCGGCTACTGCACTTCCCTCCGCCGCGAATTGGACATCATCCATCACCAGAGACAAAACGGCCAATGGACATGCTGACCACGCCTACCAATTTCCGCCCGCAACTGAGTATCAGTCCAacttgctgctcagcgtGCGCAAGTCGAGTGCCAGCTCGGGGCAGGAGCCTAGCTCCAGCTGGATGGCTCCCGACAGTTGGGCCGTACAACCGGACAAGATGCGCGACTATCTTCGCGACGATAATGTcggcgaggaggaagacgacgacgacgaccagcACCAAGCCAGAGCCGCTTTGGCCACCGATGGCAAGAGGCGCGGTTCCAGCTCCGGTATCAGCTCGACGCATGCATCGAGCATGTTCCGCACCTCATCCACCGACCCTTTCAAGAAGACTGCCTCGCTTGCTGGCTCACGTCGCGGCACGGACGACTCGGTCGATCCGCTCACCGCTTTGCCTCCATTGCCAGGCTCCAAGTcggtggacgaggcagcagccaacAAGGTCGATGTACTCCAGCAGACCAATAATCTCGCTCAATCGGCTCTGGTGCAACAGCAGTCTCAATCCCAGAACCACCACCAGCCCAGCCCCAACGTCCGTCCCACCTCGAGaggcggtgctggtgccCACATGTTTGCCTCCGCCGGCGCTtccgctgcagcagctgctgcgggCAAGCTTGGTTTACATCGTCCATCTAAACATCGTATGAACGCGCGACCCAATACCGCAGGCTCCGTTGGTGCGACCCGaccttccaccaccacgctCGGCTCGACCCTCTCGGCAGAGGACGACACAAGCATCAACGGCTCCATCCGACGCGACGGCCATCCGCTCAAGCGCTCCGCAACTGCCAACACGAACAACGCCACGGGAACTTTGCCTCGCAACCACTTCATCCGCGTCTACAAGACGGACGGCACCTTTGCAACGCTCTCGTGCTCACTCGTCTCGACGGCAAACGAAGTACAGACAATCCTCGCGCGCAAGAGCCTCACCACCGAATCGGCCGCATACAGGCTTTTTGTGCGGGACAAGGGCTCCGAGAGACCGCTGGGGATCTCGGACAAGCCTTCTCAGCTccagcgtcgtcgtctcATTCAGGCAGGCTACACCGAGAACGATGGCTTGGAAGATATGGGCAGAGACGATTTGTCATACCTGCTTCGCTTCGTCTTTCGCCCCGACAGTGTTCCCACCTTCGACTCGGAATCCATCGGCCACAGCGAGCACACATTccagcatctcgatctgcACAGCCGCAATCTCGAAATGGTGCCCATCTTTCTGTATAAGCATGCCGACTGGATTGTTAGCCTCGATCTGTCAGGCAATCCCATGTCTGATCTTCCGCTCGACTTTGTACAGCTCTGTTCAAGCCTGCGAACTCTGCGACTCTCAAACTTGGCGCTCAAGCGCATCCCGCAAAGTGTCCGGCACAGCGAAACCTTGACGCACCTCGACGTATCCAACAATCGAattgtcgagctcgcgcaTGTCAGTCTCGATCTTATTCCGGAGCTCATGTCGCTCAAGGTGCAAAACAATCGTCTCTTTGACTTGCCCTCATACTTTTCCAGCATCAGCACGCTGAGGAACCTCAACATCTCTAACAACCGCTTTGAAGAATTCCCCAAGGTCATCTGCGACGTCCCTTCGCTGGTCGATCTTGATGTGTCATTCAATTCGATCACTGAATTGCCCGCCGAAATCGCCAACCTCATCAACTTAGAGCGCTTCATCCTAGCCGGCAACGAGCTGGAAAAGCTGCCGGACAGCATGAGCGAGCTCGTCAGCTTGCGCACCATCGACCTGCGTCGTAACAAGGTGCAGGACGTTTCGTCGCTGCTTGGTCTTCCACGCCTTCAAAACATCCAGGCCGAGAGCAACAACATCAAGTCGTTTGAAGCTACACTGGGTCCGCAACTCACtcaggtcgagctcggtcgCAACCCACTCAGCAAGGtgcgcatcgctgctcTCACCACGTGCGATctcacctcgctcgaccTGTCGTCGACCAACATGACGCGGCTCGAGGAAGGTCTCTTCCCGCAGCTGCctgcgctcgtcaagctgaCGCTCGATGGCAATCAGCTCGTTGTGCTGCCCGACACGCTCGGAGACTTGAAGCGACTCGAGATGCTATCATGCAGCAACAATCTGCTTGCTACCCTCCCCGAGTCGATCGGTGAtctcaaggcgctcaaggagctGCTTGTGCACAACAACAACCTCAAAACGCTTCCACAGACCTTGTGGCTCTGCGAGAGCCTCGCACACATCAATCTCAGCTCCAACTTGCTCGAATCGTTCCCAGCAGTGCCTGACATTCGCACCGATGCTTCCGTTGGAGatgcggctgcagctgccggCACTTCGGCCGTTATCGCTGCACGAAAGGGATCTacaagctcgtcgctgacGCACAGGTCTAACACTGGTGGCGCCAATGGGAACATCAATCTCTCTACGCCCTCCGAGGTCTTTGTGGcgccgctctcgctcaGCCTGCAGAAGCTGCGTCTGGGAGACAATCGTCTAGGCGATGACGTTTTCAGTGTCCTGTCCGagctcacctcgctcgagGTGCTCAACCTCAGCTTCAACGAGATCTTTGAGATTCCCGATTTTAGTCTCCAGACGCTCACCAAGCTGCGTGAGCTATACATCAGTGGTAATCAGCTTAGCACGATTCCTTCCGACGATCTTGTGGTGCTACAAGAGCTGCGCATCCTCCACCTCAACTGCAACAAGCTCACTACTCTCCCCACCGAActtggcaagctcaagaagctcgccaacCTGGATGTCGGTAATAACGTGCTCAAGTACAACATTGCCAATTGGCATTACGACTGGAACTGGAACATGAACCCGGAGCTACGCTACCTCAACCTTTCCGGCAACACGCGTCTCGAgatcaagaccaagctgagcgaTATGGGCTTCACGCGCAAGTCCAACATCTCGGACTTCAGCCGCTTAACCAGCTTGCGCATGCTGGGTCTCATGGATGTCACAATGCCATTGCATTCAAATGCCACGCCGGATGAGTCGGACAACCGCCGTGTGCGAACCTCGCTCTCGCAGGTCAACGGAATGGCTTACGGAATCGCCGACGCACTCGGCAAGCACGACAACTTGAGCGTCATCGATCTTGTGATTCCAACATTCCGTAAGGACGAAGGAGAGTGCATTTTTGGTCTATTTGACGGTAGGGGCCACGGTGCACATGTTGGCAGCCGTATCGCGCATCACCTGGCCGAATGGAGTGGACATCGTCTATCGTGGGAGTTCCAGAAGCACCAGAATGAAATGACCGCCGAACCTGTTTCGGTTCCGGATGCGCTGCGCCGCGCCTTCCTACGCCTGCAGAAGGACTACGCCGACGCGCTCATCAACGATGGCAGCCGCAAGCTCTCTGAAGCACACGCAGAGGCGGCTGCGGATGTGACGCGAAGCTCTGCGCCTGCGATTGCGGCCGCCTCCAACAAGCATGACTGGCGCGCCGGCGCTTCCGCGATTTTAGCGTACGTGGTCGACCACACGCTCTACATTGCTAATGCGGGTGATGCTCTGGCGGTCATGTCGCGCAACGGTGGCACAGCACATCTGATCAGTAACAAGCACGAGCCGTTTGACCgtgccgagatcgagaggATTCGATCGGCGGAAGGATGGGTCTCGCTGCGTGGCTATGTCAACGACATGCTCGATGTCTCGCGTTCGTTTGGCTACTTCCATCTGTTCCCGATTGTCAATGCTGCACCTGCGGTGACGACGGTGCAGTTGACTGACTCGGATGAATTTGTGATTATCGCCAACCGCACGCTGTGGCAGTATGTGTCGTACCAGACCGCGGTCGACATTGCACGTACACAGCGAAACGATCCTATGATTGCAGCGCAGAAGCTGCGAGATTTTGCCATCAGCTACGGTGCCGAGGAGAGCATCATGGTCATGGTGATCTCGGTGGGTGATTTGTTCTATCGTTCAGATCAGCGTAACGGCGGTGGACTCAACTTTGCGTCGTACAAGAACAGCGACGCCATCCAAAAGGCAGGACGTCGATTCCGCGAGGAGCTGCCTGGCGATCGCACGCTGGCGAGACTGGACCGTGAAGTGGCACCTCCCATCGGACAGGTGGCGCTGGTGTTTACGGATATCAAGAACTCGACGTCGCTGTGGGAGACCAACAATGGCATGCAGACGGCGATGCGATTGCACAACTACCTGTTGCGACGACAGTTGCGCACTATTGGGGGTTATGAGGTCAAGACGGAAGGCGATGCATTTATGGTTTCATTCCCCTCGGTCAGTGCAGCTCTGCTGTGGTGTTTTACAGTacagcaacagctgctgcaagagGACTGGCCGCGCGAGATCTTGGACAGCGAGGACGGCAAGGAGGTGTACGATCAGTCGGGCGAACTCATTCATCGAGGTCTGTCGGTGCGCATGGGCATTCACTGGGGACGGCCAGTGTGTGAGGCGGATCCGATCACGAGACGAATGGACTACTTTGGACCGATGGTGAACcgtgctgctcgaatcAGCGGTGCAGCCGATGGCGGTCagatcttggcgagcaaggACGTAATCAAGGAGCTGCAGGGCCTATTGGGTACGTTTGACGAGTCGTCGACAGCCGGAGGTGCGGGCGGAGAAGGTGAAAATCTAGAGAAgaccgaggaggagctAGACGAGGATGCGTTCCGACTGCTCAACCCGAACGTCAGCCGCGATGTGGTGCTGCTACGTAGGATGGGTTTTGGTCTATCGCAGCTGGGAGAGCGCAGACTCAAGGGTTTGGAGACGCCCGAGATGCTGTGGCTTGTCTATCCGAAGCAGTTAGCAGGACGTCTGGAGCAGGCCAAGACCGACGATGCACCTGACGCACCCACGGCGCAAGTGTATGAGCCGACAGTGCAGCTGCTAGATATCGAGGATGTAAAGCAAGTGGGCATGCTCTGCTTGCGACTCGAGTATCTGTCCAACTCTACGGTCTGTCCTGGCATctttgctgccaaggaTGAAGCGGATCGATCGCAACCTTCGACGCCTCTGGACGATAACGGACGGAATCCGATCGACGGCCACGGAACGGCGGTGCCCCTGCTGTCACACCAGGCGCGACGCAAAGGGGTTGAGGCGATGTTGACGATGCATCccgagctgctcatctACAGCATCCGAGACGATGCGACGGATGAAGAGTTGGCGGGCATCTTGGATCAGCTGACGACGCGGATCCAGAACGCCGTGTCTTCGCTCATGCTGAATATGTTGCGGGACAAGACGGCCAACGGTACCAAGGAACTTGGCGTGGATCCTGGGGTGCTCGAGTTGTTGATGGGCTTGCTTTCACAGCCGCCTCCGCGAGCGTCAACGTCGGCGTTGAGTTTGCCCAGCCCACGGACGAGCCCTCGCAACAGGCTGTTGGAGCTGGTTCCCTAG